One window of the Desulfuromonas acetoxidans DSM 684 genome contains the following:
- the fusA gene encoding elongation factor G, producing MARKVSLANTRNIGIMAHIDAGKTTTTERILYYTGVSHKIGEVHDGAATMDWMEQEQERGITITSAATTCFWKENRINIIDTPGHVDFTIEVERSLRVLDGSVAVFCSVGGVEPQSETVWRQADKYGVPRLAFVNKMDRIGADFQRGVDMMKDRLGANPVPLQLPIGKEDYFKGVVDLVEMKAFIWDDESLGANFDEVEIPAEMSGDVEAAREAMLEELCTYDEGLMEKYLGGDELTVAEIKSAIRTATIDLHINPVLCGSAFKNKGVQHLLDAVVDYMPCPTDVPAIEGLDPKGNEITRPADDDGPFAALAFKIMTDPFVGQLSFFRVYSGIAEAGSSVLNSTKGKKERLGRILKMHANKREEIKQVYSGDIAAAVGLKYTTTGDTLCDSEGECLLEAMEFPDPVIHIAVEPKTKSDQEKMGVALGKLLAEDPSLGVRTDEETGQTILSGMGELHLEVIIDRLKREFKVEANIGAPQVAYRESITKSVEVQGKFVRQSGGRGQYGDCWLRIEPQEPGAGFEFVDAIKGGVIPREYIPAVGKGAEEASQNGVIAGFPIVDVKVTVYDGSYHDVDSSEMAFKIAGSMGFKEGAAKAGPALLEPMMAVEVVVPEEYMGDVIGDLNSRRGKVQGMDSRGSAQVISAHVPLASMFGYATELRSMTQGRATYTMVFDHYDQVPKAISEEIIAKVKG from the coding sequence GCATCATGGCACACATTGATGCGGGTAAGACGACAACAACTGAGCGGATCCTGTACTATACGGGTGTCTCTCATAAAATTGGTGAAGTCCATGATGGAGCAGCGACCATGGACTGGATGGAACAGGAGCAGGAGCGCGGAATTACTATTACCTCAGCTGCTACCACCTGTTTTTGGAAAGAAAACCGCATAAACATTATTGATACCCCGGGTCATGTTGACTTTACGATCGAGGTTGAGCGCTCTCTGCGTGTCCTTGATGGTTCTGTCGCTGTGTTCTGTTCTGTTGGTGGCGTAGAGCCTCAATCTGAAACAGTATGGCGTCAAGCTGATAAGTATGGGGTCCCTCGTCTTGCATTTGTTAACAAGATGGACCGTATCGGCGCTGATTTTCAGCGTGGTGTCGATATGATGAAAGACCGTCTTGGTGCGAATCCTGTCCCGTTGCAACTGCCTATCGGTAAGGAAGATTACTTCAAGGGTGTTGTTGACTTGGTTGAGATGAAGGCATTTATTTGGGACGATGAGTCTCTGGGTGCTAATTTCGACGAGGTGGAAATTCCCGCAGAGATGTCTGGTGATGTGGAAGCGGCTCGCGAAGCGATGTTGGAAGAGCTGTGCACGTACGACGAGGGGTTGATGGAGAAGTATCTCGGTGGCGATGAGTTGACCGTTGCTGAGATCAAGTCTGCTATTCGTACTGCGACCATTGATCTGCACATTAATCCTGTTTTGTGTGGTAGTGCATTTAAAAACAAGGGTGTTCAGCACTTGCTGGATGCGGTTGTTGATTATATGCCTTGTCCGACCGATGTTCCTGCGATTGAGGGTCTCGATCCTAAGGGTAATGAGATTACTCGTCCTGCCGATGATGATGGGCCGTTTGCGGCTCTGGCCTTTAAGATTATGACCGACCCGTTTGTTGGTCAGTTGTCCTTCTTCCGTGTTTATTCCGGTATCGCTGAGGCGGGTTCGTCAGTGTTGAACTCCACCAAGGGCAAGAAGGAGCGTCTGGGTCGGATCTTGAAGATGCACGCGAATAAGCGTGAAGAGATTAAGCAGGTTTACTCAGGTGATATTGCGGCCGCTGTTGGCCTGAAATATACCACGACTGGTGATACTCTGTGTGACTCTGAAGGTGAGTGTCTTCTTGAGGCGATGGAGTTCCCGGATCCGGTTATTCATATTGCGGTTGAGCCGAAAACCAAGAGTGACCAAGAGAAGATGGGTGTTGCTCTGGGTAAGCTGTTGGCTGAAGATCCCTCTCTTGGGGTTCGTACCGATGAAGAGACCGGTCAGACGATCCTCTCTGGTATGGGTGAGCTTCACCTTGAGGTTATTATTGATCGCCTGAAGCGTGAGTTTAAGGTTGAAGCTAACATCGGTGCGCCTCAGGTTGCTTACCGTGAGTCGATTACCAAATCCGTTGAGGTGCAGGGTAAGTTTGTTCGTCAGTCTGGTGGTCGTGGTCAGTACGGCGATTGCTGGTTGCGGATTGAGCCTCAGGAGCCTGGTGCTGGTTTTGAGTTTGTTGACGCCATTAAGGGTGGTGTTATTCCTCGTGAGTACATCCCCGCCGTTGGTAAGGGTGCTGAAGAGGCTTCTCAGAACGGTGTTATTGCCGGTTTCCCCATTGTTGATGTTAAGGTTACTGTTTACGACGGTTCTTACCATGATGTTGACTCCAGTGAAATGGCATTTAAGATTGCCGGTTCAATGGGCTTTAAAGAGGGGGCAGCTAAGGCTGGACCGGCTCTGCTTGAGCCGATGATGGCCGTTGAGGTTGTTGTTCCTGAAGAATATATGGGTGACGTTATCGGCGATCTGAACAGTCGTCGTGGCAAAGTTCAGGGGATGGATTCCCGTGGTAGTGCTCAAGTCATCAGTGCCCACGTTCCTCTGGCAAGTATGTTTGGTTATGCTACCGAGCTGCGTAGTATGACGCAGGGTCGTGCAACTTATACGATGGTGTTTGACCACTATGATCAAGTGCCTAAAGCGATTTCTGAAGAGATTATCGCCAAAGTGAAAGGCTAA